Genomic window (bacterium):
TTTAATATTGATATGACTATATTTTATCACAAATTAGACGTGCATTGGTCTTATAGTTATATTTTTCTGCCCGTTGTCTTCTTTAAAAATTCCTGTATATCTTCCGAGTAGTTCACAAGCTTTTAATGCTGCATTTGCGTTGAAGGACTTAATCTCCTTTGCATTTCCAGCTTTGTCATAAATGATAATAGGCTTAACCTGCATGCATTGTTCTTTAATCTTGACGATATCTGTAATTACGTCATCTGCTTTAATATTATTTCGCTCTCTTATTTCTGCCTGAAGCCCTGAAATGTATTTTTCAATCTCAGGTTTTTTCAGGTTCTCCTCTGCTATAGAATAAGCAGAATTTTCAGAATATCCCGCACGAATTGCCGACTGAGTTCCGTTCAAATCAATGACGTACTCTTCGCAGAATCTTTTTTGTTTTGAAGTTAGTTTCATACTCATAATTTTTCATCCTTTATGCTTTGTAAACACAAGCTATAATTCACATGTACAATAAATATTATTTAAATATATGTGAAAACCCTTGTAGTTCTTGACATATCTAACAAATCTAAAAAATAGGGGTATGTATATTTTTTGTGTGTTTTTAAAAAATTTAAATAATAAATAATAATATATATTTAGATATGTTATACATGTAACTATTCATGCACGTTTCAGCGATTGTCTCAATTAGATGTGTTACTATTGATAAGGACTTCTGCTTTTTTTGTGCCTTAAACAAACTCCCCTAATGGTTTTGCTACCGTTAGTGCCTGCCCGAGTTTATTTTCAACTAACATATAGCGTTTTCCGCTATTGTTGTTGAATTTTTCTTCTTTGACAGAATAACCCTGAGATTCTGCCATATTTTTAACATATTGAAGGTTTTCATCGAACCATCTGGAAAAATGGTTATAATTTGTGAATTTTTGTTTTTTTATTTCCTGTGTGGCAAGCCATTCACCTTTATTGTTAAGAAAATACAGGAATAATTTGTCAGTATCAGTTTGAGGCTTAGTTTTAAAAAATTGTTCAAAGTCCTGAGCAAATAATTCACTTTGATAAATAGCGTATTCTAAATCTTGCGGCTTAATTACAGGCTCTTCAGGATGACTAATTACTGCGATGAGCCCGGATAGCTTGAATGTTTTCCAAAACCTGCCTCTTAATTCTTTCAGAAGGATATCATCGGATTTTCTCAAAAGGCTGTTATATTTATTTTTGTTTTGATTTTGGTAATTGTGATAAATTTTGTAGGTTTCCGGCAGCATTTGAAATTCACTGTCTTTATCAATAGCCATAAAAGTTTTATTAATAAATTCATTAATTTCTTCTGCTTCCTGATAAGCCTTATTTTTTATTTGCAATTCAAGTTCATAATCGCCATTGATACTAATTTCTTTCTCCGGCATGAAAGCAATGAATGACCGTCTGACAAGTCCCGTGTCTAATAATTTCATTAAATAATTATTAGCTTTATCTTGTAAAAGTTTATTCGTGTCTGAATAAAACAGGCAATTACAGGGGATTCCTTTTACCTCTGTTGATCTGGATTCGCCTTTTGTACTTTTTATATTTGATTCACCGTCATAAAGTTTTATAACTGAATTCAAAAAAAGCTGTTGGCTTTGTGTCGGATTTTCAAGAAATAAACCTAATTCCGGTATTTTTATAAAAAGGCTGCCTATACCACTATTATGAAGAGTTACACAATCGGCAAATAGTCCCTCTTGCGTGGCTTCTTCAAGTTCGAATCTAATATTTCTTATTTTATTTTTTTCTTTTTCAGTAAACTCAAATTGTTTATTTTCAGAATTTGGATGGTTCTTTTTTGCTGTTTCAAGAAGTTCAGCTTCTTTTTTGTTAATATATTCATTGCTTGCAGAGTTAAAGTAAGCCCTAAATCCTGATAATAAGTATTGATCTATTTCTCTGGTTATTTTATCCTTGCCTGAGCCCGATGACATTATATTAACGCCATAATAATTTATGATATGCGGCTTTTCATAATCGGATTCTTTAACTTGAATTCTTTTGAATGTTGCCATTTGTGAAAGCTTGGTATTTAAAATATAGGCTGTCCGTCCTTGTCTGTCAAAAGTTTTTGTCAGGTCAATTTTTATTGGTTCATTAAGCTTGCCGGTATATTCAGACTTCTTCTTTTTTGTCATGTTTATTCCCTTTTGGTATTGTACATAAAATTATAGTGAAGATTCCGCAAGGGGCTTAAACTGCTGCTCGCTCAATCTCTCTAATATCCCCGCCGTATGCTGTTCCGACAGATGAGAATATCTTTTTACCATTTCTAAAGTTTTATGCCCGAGAACATGTGCAATTTCAAGCAAAGAAGCACCATTCATGGCTAAATAAGAAGCCGCTGTGTGCCGAAGGTCATGAAAATGGAAGTCCTCAAGTTTGGCTTCTTCGATAGCATTTTCCCATTGCCGTTTTAATTCAATAGGTTTTTTGCCTGTTTTTCCAGGGAAAACGTATTTTGTATTAATCCTTCTGATTTTTTTATACTCTTCTAAAAGCTTATAAGCATGTGCAGATATCGGAACAGAGCGGCGTTCGTTATTCTTCGTATCGAGGAAATAAAGATATTTCCTTTTAAAATCTATGTTTTCCCACTTTAGGTTTATTATTTCAGAAAACCTTGCACCAGTAGTCAAGGCAAGAACAACCACTATATACAAATTCGGATTGGAAGACTTTTCACATGCTGTTAAAAGAGCATTTCTTTCTTTTTTTGAAAGGTATCTCACCCTGCCTCTGGGTTCTTTTTTCTTTTTAACTTTGAACATCGGATTTTCTTCAAGCCATCCAAAATCATTCATTGCTATTGTGAACGCACTCGACAAAGTCCCCATGTACCTGTTAACCGTACTGTTGGAACGAATTCTTTCCACTTCTTTTTTTTCTTCTTGTTGTTTATTTTCTTCAGGTTTTTTGTTTTCGGTTTTATTTGAAGTTCTTTTAAATTTTTTGTAAGGTTCTTTTTTTAGTTTATCTCTATACTCCGCAAGCAAAACAGGCGTTACATCAATAAGAAAATAAGTTCCCAACTTGTTCTTCCACCAGTTAAGATGTGTTATAGCACCGTTAATATCTCTTTTCTTAGCAAATTTATGAGGTACTACGTCCTCAATATATCTGTCGACCAATTCGCCCAATGTGTGTTTACGGGCTTCAAGTGTTTTAAAATATATTCCGTCTTCAATGGCTTTCTCTGTATTTCGAGCCCATTTAGCAGCATCAGTTTTTCTTTCGAATGTTTCTGATATAGAGGGTTGCCCTTTTATTCTGATTTTAGCTTGGTATTTAACCTGACCGTTTGCATATTCTCTTTTACAGATTGTAGCCATTGCAGAAAAACTCCTATATTTTTTCGGGACAATTCGGGGACAGTTGGGGACAAAAAATTATAATAATCTACAACTAATAATAAAACATCGAAACCCGAAAAGCAAGAAATGACTTATTATTCTTGATTCTCTTTTGTCGTGATTTATTGAGTCCGCCTGTTTCCGAAACCGTTGGTCGTGCGTTCAAATCGCATCAGGCGCATTTTATTAATCAATAACAAAGCCAAGTTCATGAACTTTGTCTATAAATTCATGCATATTAGAAGTTTTTATAAAATAAGTTTCATATAAAGGGTTTAAATTTTTTATTATAATTTTTCTATTATACCAATCATCAAAGGCCGTCGTGATTATTACCCGTAATCTATCCATTTCCCAAATATTTTTTTCGGATTCAAGACGTCGTATTTCTCTTAAAACTTCGCCGCCATCCATTTCCGGCATTATAATATCAAGCGTCATAAGCTGATAGGGACACCCTTGCTCTATGGATTCTTTATATGCCTCTAAAGCGCTTTTTCCATTATTTACAAAATCGCATTGTCCATATTTTGAAAGTTCTATTTTAAATATATTTCCACAAATTCTATCGTCATCGACAACAATACTTTTCATTTTTCTTTTTTTTCCCTTAGGTTTATATATGCAAAAATGTTTTTATAGAAAAAGCCTCTTGATAAATCTTGTATCAGCCTGTCAGGCAAGCTTTTTATCTTTAACTGTATAACACATAAAACAATTTTGTTTTATTTCAAAATTATTTTATTATAAATAATTTATAACATAAGCATAAAGAAGCTTAAATTTTCTCAATAAAAATTATTACAAAAGTTGAAGATATTATCTAAAATATTTAAAATCTTCTAACCCGACCTGATCTATTTGGCAGAATTAGAAGATTTTAGTTTTACTTTTTTGTTTATAAATTTATTCTTCTGTTGTTATATTTTCTTCTTCAACAAAAATTTCTTCTTTAAAAACTTCAGAAGCTGAAACAGCAATAGGAAGTTCAACAGTTACTTTTGAAGTTAGCTTAATAGCCATTTTGTATTCGCCGATAATATTGATTGGTTTATTGAGAGAAATATTTCTTCTGTCAACTTCGACACCTGATTTGGCGATAACTTCTTCAGCAAGTCTTCTTGTGGTGATAGCACCGAATAATTTTCCGCTGTCACCTGCTTTTGTTGTTATTTCAAGTTGTCCGATAGCTTTAATTTTGTCAGCTTTTGCAACAGCTTCCGCATGAAGTTTTTCAGCCTGAGCTTTAATTCTTGCGATGTTTCTTTCTCTGTTTTTAAGAGAACCTTCTGTGGCTAATTCTGCGTACTTATAAGGTAAAAGATAATTTCTTGCATGACCGTCTTTTACTTCTACTATATCTCCTGATTCACCGAGAGATTGGACATCTTTTTTAAGGATAACTTTCATTTTTCCTCCAGACTATTTATTGTATCTATACATTCCGATTATTTTTTTTGAATTGCATTCGAAACCTAGCTTACTATAAAAATTTTTTTTATCCAACTCCGAATATAAAGTAATTAATGGTATATTATAATCGTTTAATATAGTCAGCATTGAATTAAATAATAATTTGCCCAGTCCCTGCTTTTGATAAGCAGGATGTACTGAAAAATCCCATATTGTTACATTAAAAACTCCATCTCCTGTTGCTCTTGCTAAACCTATTAATATTTCATCAATCCATGCCGAAGCAACAAGAAAACTTCCTTCAAGTGCTTTTTTAATTTGTAAACAATCCCTATACTGCCATCCAACAGAAAGATAAAGCTCTTGAACGGATTCAGGAGAAATATTTTTGTCATATTTTATTTTAATTTTTTTTAAACTGTTTTTTTTCTGGGCTGGTAATGTTTTTAACACGTTAGCTCTATTTTTTTGTTAACACCAA
Coding sequences:
- a CDS encoding terminase small subunit, with translation MSMKLTSKQKRFCEEYVIDLNGTQSAIRAGYSENSAYSIAEENLKKPEIEKYISGLQAEIRERNNIKADDVITDIVKIKEQCMQVKPIIIYDKAGNAKEIKSFNANAALKACELLGRYTGIFKEDNGQKNITIRPMHV
- the rplI gene encoding 50S ribosomal protein L9, with translation MKVILKKDVQSLGESGDIVEVKDGHARNYLLPYKYAELATEGSLKNRERNIARIKAQAEKLHAEAVAKADKIKAIGQLEITTKAGDSGKLFGAITTRRLAEEVIAKSGVEVDRRNISLNKPINIIGEYKMAIKLTSKVTVELPIAVSASEVFKEEIFVEEENITTEE
- a CDS encoding GNAT family N-acetyltransferase gives rise to the protein MLKTLPAQKKNSLKKIKIKYDKNISPESVQELYLSVGWQYRDCLQIKKALEGSFLVASAWIDEILIGLARATGDGVFNVTIWDFSVHPAYQKQGLGKLLFNSMLTILNDYNIPLITLYSELDKKNFYSKLGFECNSKKIIGMYRYNK
- a CDS encoding site-specific integrase, with amino-acid sequence MATICKREYANGQVKYQAKIRIKGQPSISETFERKTDAAKWARNTEKAIEDGIYFKTLEARKHTLGELVDRYIEDVVPHKFAKKRDINGAITHLNWWKNKLGTYFLIDVTPVLLAEYRDKLKKEPYKKFKRTSNKTENKKPEENKQQEEKKEVERIRSNSTVNRYMGTLSSAFTIAMNDFGWLEENPMFKVKKKKEPRGRVRYLSKKERNALLTACEKSSNPNLYIVVVLALTTGARFSEIINLKWENIDFKRKYLYFLDTKNNERRSVPISAHAYKLLEEYKKIRRINTKYVFPGKTGKKPIELKRQWENAIEEAKLEDFHFHDLRHTAASYLAMNGASLLEIAHVLGHKTLEMVKRYSHLSEQHTAGILERLSEQQFKPLAESSL
- a CDS encoding response regulator, producing MKSIVVDDDRICGNIFKIELSKYGQCDFVNNGKSALEAYKESIEQGCPYQLMTLDIIMPEMDGGEVLREIRRLESEKNIWEMDRLRVIITTAFDDWYNRKIIIKNLNPLYETYFIKTSNMHEFIDKVHELGFVID